One Mycolicibacterium goodii genomic region harbors:
- the hemC gene encoding hydroxymethylbilane synthase, with product MIRLGTRGSLLATTQAGTVRDALLAAGHPCELVIISTEGDRNQGPIVDIGIGVFTAALREAIDDGRVDMAVHSYKDLPTASDERFCIPAIPRREDPRDALVARDGLVLGELPAGSVIGTSSPRRAAQLRALGLGLEIRPLRGNLDTRLNRVTSGELDGIVVARAGLARIGRLDVVTETLEPVQMLPAPAQGALAVECRAGDTELIAILSELDDADTRAAVTAERVLLAELEAGCSAPVGAIAEVVESIDEDGNVFEELSLRGCAATLDGSDVIRASGIGTPDRAAELGVSVAAELFDLGARELLEERGSEK from the coding sequence GTGATCCGGCTCGGCACCCGGGGTAGCCTCCTGGCTACGACACAGGCCGGCACTGTCAGAGACGCTCTGCTGGCCGCGGGGCATCCCTGTGAGCTCGTCATCATCTCCACCGAGGGTGACCGCAACCAGGGGCCGATCGTGGACATCGGGATCGGTGTGTTCACCGCCGCATTGCGCGAGGCGATCGACGACGGCCGCGTCGACATGGCCGTGCACTCGTACAAGGATTTGCCCACGGCATCCGACGAGCGTTTCTGCATTCCCGCCATCCCGCGCCGTGAGGACCCCCGCGACGCCCTCGTGGCCCGCGATGGGCTGGTGCTGGGCGAGTTGCCGGCGGGCTCCGTGATCGGCACGTCGAGCCCGCGGCGGGCCGCACAGCTTAGAGCACTGGGTCTCGGTTTGGAAATCCGCCCCCTAAGAGGCAACCTAGATACCAGGTTGAACAGGGTTACGAGCGGTGAACTCGACGGCATCGTGGTCGCCCGGGCGGGCTTGGCCCGGATCGGACGACTGGACGTTGTCACCGAGACGCTCGAGCCGGTGCAGATGTTGCCAGCGCCGGCTCAGGGTGCGCTCGCGGTGGAATGTCGCGCGGGCGACACCGAGCTGATCGCGATCTTGTCGGAGTTGGACGACGCCGATACGCGAGCCGCGGTCACCGCTGAACGGGTCCTGCTCGCCGAACTGGAGGCGGGTTGTTCCGCACCGGTCGGTGCGATCGCTGAAGTGGTCGAGTCGATCGATGAGGACGGCAACGTCTTCGAAGAGCTGTCGTTGCGCGGCTGCGCAGCGACGCTGGACGGATCCGACGTGATCCGTGCGTCCGGCATCGGCACTCCCGATCGGGCCGCTGAACTCGGCGTCTCGGTTGCGGCGGAGCTGTTCGATCTGGGTGCACGCGAGCTGTTGGAAGAGCGTGGGAGTGAGAAATGA
- a CDS encoding glutamyl-tRNA reductase — protein MSVLLFGVSHRSAPVSVLEQLSTNEAEQAKIIDQVLQSALVTEAMVLSTCNRVEVYAVVEAFHGGLSVIGQVLAERSGMSLNDLTKYAYVRYAEAAVEHLFAVTSGLDSAVIGEQQVLGQVRRAYATAEANHTVGRTLHELAQRALSVGKRVHSETGIDAAGASVVSVALGMAEAKLSDGLGGRTAAVVGAGAMGALAGAHLVRAGIQRVHVVNRSLPRAQRLAKNLTEQGVVADAVGLDDIAKALVDADVVISSTGAVRPVVSLADVHYALAQRTLVGAEHQMVVCDLGMPRDVDPAVAGLPGVWVIDMDRIQREPSARAAAVDAEAARNIVAAEVANYLAGQRMAEVTPTVTALRQRAADVVEAELLRLDNRLPGLDAAHRDEVAKTVRRVVDKLLHAPTVRVKQLASAPGGDSYAEALRELFELDPQAVEAVAASELPLITTDPDKTE, from the coding sequence GTGAGCGTGCTGCTATTCGGGGTTTCGCACCGCAGTGCGCCGGTGTCTGTGCTCGAACAGCTGAGCACCAATGAAGCCGAGCAGGCGAAGATCATCGACCAGGTGCTCCAGTCCGCGCTGGTGACCGAGGCCATGGTGCTCTCCACCTGCAACCGCGTCGAGGTGTACGCGGTGGTCGAGGCCTTCCACGGCGGCCTGTCGGTGATCGGGCAGGTGCTCGCAGAGCGCTCCGGTATGTCCCTCAACGATCTGACCAAATACGCCTACGTCCGTTACGCGGAGGCGGCCGTCGAGCACCTTTTCGCGGTGACCAGCGGTCTGGATTCCGCGGTCATCGGCGAACAGCAGGTGCTCGGGCAGGTGCGTCGCGCCTACGCGACGGCCGAGGCCAACCACACCGTCGGCCGCACGTTGCACGAACTGGCGCAGCGTGCGCTGTCGGTGGGCAAGCGGGTGCACTCGGAGACCGGGATTGACGCCGCAGGCGCGTCGGTGGTGTCGGTGGCGCTCGGTATGGCCGAGGCCAAGCTCTCCGATGGGCTCGGCGGACGCACCGCGGCCGTCGTCGGCGCTGGCGCGATGGGCGCGCTCGCCGGGGCGCACCTGGTGCGGGCCGGCATCCAACGCGTCCATGTGGTCAACCGGTCCCTGCCGCGCGCCCAGCGCCTGGCCAAGAACCTCACCGAGCAGGGCGTGGTGGCCGACGCCGTCGGCCTGGACGACATCGCCAAGGCCCTCGTCGACGCCGACGTCGTGATCAGCAGCACGGGCGCCGTGCGCCCCGTGGTGTCGCTGGCCGACGTGCACTACGCGCTGGCTCAGCGCACGCTCGTCGGCGCCGAACACCAGATGGTCGTGTGCGACCTGGGCATGCCGCGCGACGTCGATCCGGCCGTGGCGGGTTTGCCGGGGGTGTGGGTCATCGACATGGACCGCATCCAGCGCGAACCGTCGGCGCGTGCGGCGGCGGTCGACGCGGAGGCGGCCCGCAACATCGTGGCCGCCGAGGTGGCGAACTACCTGGCCGGCCAACGCATGGCCGAGGTCACCCCGACCGTCACGGCGCTGCGGCAGCGTGCCGCCGACGTCGTCGAGGCCGAGCTGCTGCGCCTGGACAACCGGTTGCCCGGCCTGGATGCGGCCCACCGCGACGAGGTCGCCAAGACCGTGCGTCGCGTCGTGGACAAGTTGTTGCATGCCCCGACCGTCCGCGTCAAACAACTCGCCAGCGCCCCGGGTGGCGACAGCTACGCCGAGGCGCTGCGGGAACTGTTCGAACTCGATCCGCAAGCCGTCGAAGCGGTTGCGGCGAGCGAATTGCCCCTGATAACAACCGATCCCGATAAGACTGAGTAG
- a CDS encoding glutaredoxin family protein, whose translation MERSQPGPADRHTVTLLTRAGCHLCARAAEELSALREELGFTLVTTDVDELAAAGDTALRAQYGDLLPVVLLNGTEHSYWEVDSAQLRRDLGH comes from the coding sequence GTGGAGCGTTCGCAACCTGGTCCCGCCGACCGGCACACCGTGACGTTGCTGACACGGGCCGGATGCCATCTGTGCGCCCGCGCGGCCGAGGAGTTGTCCGCCCTCCGAGAGGAGCTCGGATTCACTTTGGTGACCACCGACGTCGATGAGCTCGCGGCCGCGGGCGACACGGCGCTGCGCGCCCAGTACGGCGATCTGCTGCCCGTGGTGTTGCTGAACGGGACCGAGCACAGCTATTGGGAAGTCGACTCGGCCCAGTTGCGTCGTGATCTCGGGCACTAG
- a CDS encoding HAD family hydrolase: MSDKAQELGGEASAEVAVTDLLAEGAPPPSSPPPDLTAAAFFDVDNTLVQGSSLVHFARGLAARKYFTYRDIVGIAYAQAKFQLTGKENSDDVAAGRRKALAFIEGRSTAELVALGEEIYDEIIADKIWPGTRALAQMHLDAGQQVWLVTATPYELAATIAKRLGLTGALGTVAESVDGVFTGRLVGDILHGTGKAHAVRSLAIREGLNLRRCTAYSDSFNDVPMLSLVGTAVAINPDAALRDVARERGWEIRDFRTARKAARIGVPSALALGALGGALAAVASRRHDVR, encoded by the coding sequence ATGTCTGACAAAGCTCAGGAACTCGGCGGCGAGGCCAGCGCCGAGGTGGCCGTCACCGACCTGCTGGCCGAGGGGGCACCTCCACCGAGTTCGCCCCCGCCGGATCTGACCGCTGCGGCGTTCTTCGACGTCGACAACACCCTCGTCCAGGGCTCGTCACTGGTGCACTTCGCGCGCGGACTCGCGGCACGCAAGTACTTCACCTACCGCGACATCGTCGGCATCGCGTATGCGCAGGCCAAGTTCCAGCTGACGGGCAAGGAGAACAGCGACGACGTCGCCGCGGGGCGACGCAAGGCGCTGGCGTTCATCGAGGGCCGGTCCACCGCGGAACTGGTCGCGCTGGGCGAGGAGATCTACGACGAGATCATCGCCGACAAGATCTGGCCGGGAACCAGGGCGCTGGCCCAGATGCACCTCGATGCGGGCCAGCAGGTCTGGCTGGTCACCGCGACGCCCTACGAACTGGCGGCCACGATCGCCAAGCGGCTGGGGTTGACGGGCGCCCTCGGCACGGTTGCGGAGTCGGTCGACGGGGTGTTCACCGGTCGGCTGGTCGGCGACATCCTGCACGGCACCGGCAAGGCCCACGCCGTGCGTTCACTGGCGATCCGTGAGGGCCTCAACCTGCGCCGCTGCACGGCGTACTCCGACAGCTTCAACGACGTGCCCATGCTCTCGCTCGTGGGCACCGCCGTCGCGATCAACCCGGACGCCGCGCTGCGTGACGTCGCGCGGGAACGCGGCTGGGAGATCCGTGACTTCCGCACGGCCCGCAAAGCGGCCCGGATCGGTGTGCCGTCCGCGTTGGCCCTCGGGGCACTCGGCGGCGCGCTGGCCGCGGTGGCCTCCCGCCGCCACGACGTTCGCTGA
- a CDS encoding FAS1-like dehydratase domain-containing protein has translation MSIAANIIGTHYRYPDYFEVGREKVREFSQAVKDDHPAHFDEAAARECGYDNLIAPLTFLAVAGRRVQLELFDKFDVPINLERVLHRDQKLIFHRPIVVGDKLWFDSYLDSVIESHGTVICEIRAEVSDDDGKPVATSIVTMLGEAEIDEADEISSQIAAARDAAIAKMVAGQKSGS, from the coding sequence ATGAGCATCGCGGCGAACATCATCGGGACTCACTACCGCTACCCCGACTATTTCGAGGTCGGCCGGGAGAAGGTCCGCGAATTCTCGCAGGCTGTCAAGGACGACCATCCCGCGCACTTCGACGAGGCCGCCGCCAGGGAGTGCGGCTACGACAACCTCATCGCGCCGCTGACCTTCCTGGCGGTCGCAGGCCGTCGTGTGCAGCTGGAGCTGTTCGACAAGTTCGACGTGCCGATCAACCTGGAGCGCGTGCTGCACCGCGACCAGAAGCTGATCTTCCACCGCCCGATCGTGGTCGGCGACAAGCTGTGGTTCGACTCGTACCTGGACTCGGTGATCGAGTCGCACGGCACCGTCATCTGCGAGATCCGCGCCGAGGTGAGCGACGACGACGGCAAGCCGGTGGCCACCAGCATCGTCACGATGCTGGGCGAGGCCGAGATCGACGAGGCCGATGAGATCAGCTCGCAGATCGCCGCGGCCCGCGACGCGGCCATCGCGAAGATGGTCGCCGGGCAGAAGTCCGGTTCCTAA
- a CDS encoding lysophospholipid acyltransferase family protein has product MAGEPKAKVIPLHGNPSRASAARRAAQRTESARRHPSLLADPGTRAPAEQIAAVVHEIDQRRLGAAGGSGTADGPTEIAKSIAAVADFIRKRMTGDYAVDEFGFDRHLNETIFLPLLRVFFKSWFRVEVSGIENLPDSGAALVVANHAGVLPFDGLMTQVAVHDHHPLHRDLRLLAADLVFDLPMVGQAARKAGHTLACTTDAHRLLANAELTAVFPEGFKGLGKPFKDRYKLQRFGRGGFVSAALRAKAPIVPCSIVGSEEIYPMVADLKLLARLLNLPYFPVTPFFPLAGPAGMIPLPSKWHIKFGEPIDTHGYDESAADDPMVTFELTDQVRETIQHTLYQLLAGRRNMFFG; this is encoded by the coding sequence GTGGCAGGCGAACCGAAAGCGAAAGTGATTCCCCTGCACGGTAATCCGAGTCGCGCTTCGGCTGCCCGAAGAGCTGCTCAACGAACCGAGAGCGCGCGTCGACATCCGTCTCTGCTCGCCGACCCCGGAACCCGGGCGCCTGCCGAGCAGATCGCCGCGGTGGTGCACGAGATCGACCAGCGGCGCCTCGGTGCGGCGGGCGGTTCCGGCACGGCCGACGGGCCCACCGAGATCGCAAAGAGCATCGCCGCGGTCGCCGACTTCATCCGCAAACGGATGACCGGCGACTACGCCGTCGACGAGTTCGGATTCGACCGGCACCTCAACGAGACGATCTTCCTGCCGTTGCTCAGGGTGTTCTTCAAGTCGTGGTTCCGCGTCGAGGTCTCGGGAATCGAGAACCTGCCCGACTCCGGGGCCGCACTCGTCGTCGCCAACCACGCCGGGGTACTGCCGTTCGACGGGCTGATGACCCAGGTCGCCGTGCACGACCATCATCCGCTGCACCGCGACCTTCGCCTGCTGGCAGCCGACCTCGTGTTCGATCTTCCGATGGTCGGACAGGCCGCACGCAAGGCGGGACACACGCTGGCCTGCACCACCGACGCGCACCGCCTGCTGGCCAACGCCGAACTCACCGCGGTGTTCCCGGAGGGATTCAAAGGCCTCGGCAAGCCCTTCAAGGACCGTTACAAGCTGCAGCGGTTCGGCCGCGGCGGGTTCGTCTCGGCGGCGCTGCGCGCCAAGGCGCCGATCGTGCCGTGCTCGATCGTCGGATCAGAAGAGATCTATCCGATGGTCGCCGACCTCAAACTGCTGGCACGGCTGCTCAACCTGCCGTACTTCCCGGTGACACCGTTCTTCCCGCTCGCGGGCCCGGCCGGCATGATCCCGTTGCCCTCGAAGTGGCACATCAAGTTCGGTGAGCCGATCGACACGCACGGCTACGACGAGAGCGCCGCCGACGACCCGATGGTCACCTTCGAGCTCACCGACCAGGTGCGCGAGACCATCCAGCACACGCTGTATCAGCTGCTGGCGGGCCGCCGCAACATGTTCTTCGGCTGA